One Octopus sinensis linkage group LG11, ASM634580v1, whole genome shotgun sequence genomic window carries:
- the LOC115217383 gene encoding histone H2B, gonadal-like yields MPPTTAAASKGAKKAAKAKPARSGDKKKKRKRKESYSIYIYKVLKQVHPDTGISSKAMSIMNSFVNDLFERIASESSRLAHYNKRSTISSREVQTAVRLLLPGELAKHAVSEGTKAVTKYTSSK; encoded by the coding sequence ATGCCACCCACTACAGCAGCAGCGTCAAAAGGAGCAAAGAAAGCCGCTAAGGCTAAACCTGCGCGTTCTGGggataagaaaaaaaagaggaagagaaaggaaagtTATTCTATCTACATCTACAAAGTGTTGAAACAAGTTCACCCCGACACTGGTATCTCCAGTAAAGCTATGTCTATCATGAACAGTTTCGTCAACGATCTGTTCGAAAGAATAGCTTCTGAATCTAGCCGCTTGGCTCATTACAACAAACGGTCGACCATCAGTAGCCGTGAAGTACAGACTGCTGTCCGTCTTCTCCTTCCAGGTGAATTAGCCAAACACGCCGTCTCTGAAGGTACCAAGGCTGTTACCAAATACACAAGCAGCAAGTAG